The sequence below is a genomic window from Haloferax mediterranei ATCC 33500.
CCCTTCCACCCGCCGCGGCAGTGCCCAGTCGCGAGGATATCGCTGAACGACGTGTAGGTCTTGCAGTTCGGACAACGGATTCCCATCTCCATGCCGTCCTTTTCGGTGAGACGGACACGGTGCTCGGCAACCATACAGCATGTGGTATGCTACCAAAAGAGATAAGCCGTCCGACGGCCGTTATAGTCAGTCCGAAACCCAACCGTCGTCGGATGCTTCAGTGCCGTCGCCGAGGAGTGCAACGGTTCCGTAGACGAATGGTGTATCGACGACTGCGATGAGGAGTTTCAGGAGGTATTGCCCGGCGATGAGTCCAATAAGCACGTTCTGCGGGAGCGCTTGTCCGATGCCGAAGACTTTCGGTGCGATGTAGAATGCGACACCGACGAAGATGACCGTGTCGAACGCTTGGCTCGTCGCTGTCGAGGCGATATTTCGAAGCCAGAGGAACGCACCGTCGGTCATCTCGCGGATGCTGTGGAAGACGATTACGTCCCAGTTTTGGCTCACGAGGTACGCGGCCAGACTTCCGGCGATGATGTTCGTCCCAGACGAGAGCACTTTGGTGAACATACCTGCGAACTCGGGGTTTGCGGCGGGTGCTGCGATAGTACTCCAGACGAGTCCGAGGAGAATGAAGTTCATCGCGAATCCGACGTTCACCATCACCTGTGCGGCTCTCCGCCCGTAGAGTTCGGAGTAGCAGTCCGACGCGAAGAACGTAAACGCGTACGCCAGTGCTGCCCCCGGCATAAGAATCGCCGCGCCGACGAACGGGAGTTCTCCGATGAAAGTCGGTAGCGGAATCGCCAGTAACTTCGATGCCGTCAACTGGGCGGTCGTCAGCGCCATGACGAACAGGCCGACGAGAGCTATCTGACCGACGTTTGACCGAACCTCACTCATCTTCGTCGAGTCGGTTGTGTCGCTCGTCAATCTCGTCGAGGATGTCCAACGTCTTCCGAATGGACGCGCGGACCGCATCGCTCCGGTTTACGAACTTCTTGTCGTCGCCAACGTGCTCGTCGAGGTCGGTGAGCAACTCGTCGGGAATCTCGACACTTATCTTAGCCATACTCTGCGATTCTCATGAGAATACTTAACGCCTTTTCAACGGTCTCAGCGTCGATACTCGGAGTTCAATCCGATTCGGTGGTCGGATTGTGGTTACTCCGCCGCTCCGCGAGCGGG
It includes:
- a CDS encoding queuosine precursor transporter; the encoded protein is MSEVRSNVGQIALVGLFVMALTTAQLTASKLLAIPLPTFIGELPFVGAAILMPGAALAYAFTFFASDCYSELYGRRAAQVMVNVGFAMNFILLGLVWSTIAAPAANPEFAGMFTKVLSSGTNIIAGSLAAYLVSQNWDVIVFHSIREMTDGAFLWLRNIASTATSQAFDTVIFVGVAFYIAPKVFGIGQALPQNVLIGLIAGQYLLKLLIAVVDTPFVYGTVALLGDGTEASDDGWVSD
- a CDS encoding ribbon-helix-helix domain-containing protein, whose amino-acid sequence is MAKISVEIPDELLTDLDEHVGDDKKFVNRSDAVRASIRKTLDILDEIDERHNRLDEDE